TGGCGGTGCTGACCGCCGAGCGGCTGTCGCTGCACCTGGAGAACGACCGGCTGCGCCGGGCCGATGTCCGCCGGCAGACGTGGCTGACGTTCCTGGCCGAGGCGAGCGAGTTGTTGGCCCAGTCGCTGGACGTCGAGCTGACCATGGCGCTGATTCCGCAGCTGGTGGTGCCGCGGCTCGGCCAGTGGTGTGCGGTGCACACCACTGACGAGTGGGGTCGGCTGCGGCTGGCGGCGGCCAGCCACGCGGACGAGTCGGTGCTGCCACAGCTGCACAAGGTGCTGGCCGAGACGGGTCCGGACTCGATCCAGGCCCGCCTGCGCGAGGCGTCCCGCAGCGCGGCGCAGATCCCGCTGGGCGGGCCGATGGAGGGTTTCGCGGTCCCGTTGATCGCGCGTGGGCAGCGGCTCGGCACCCTGGCCGTGGGGCGGCACCAGCGGCATCGGCACGACCCGGACGAGGTGTCGGTGCTGGAGGACGTGGCCCGGCGCTCGGCTCTGGCCATCGAGAACGCGCGGATCCACGCCGAGCGCCGCCGGGTGGCGCAGACGCTCCAGCAGTCCCTTCTGCCGCCGGTGCTGCCCGTGGTGGACGGGATCGGCTTCGCCGCCGAGTACGTCCCGACCGGCTACGACGCCGAGGTGGGCGGCGACTTCTACGACGTGGTGCCGATGCTCGACGGCCGCTGGCTGGTGGTGATCGGGGACGTCTCGGGCAAGGGCGTTCAGGCGGCCGCGGTCACCGGGCTGGTCCGGGACGTCATCCGGGTGCTGGTCGGCGACGGCAAGCCGTTGCCGGAGGCGCTGGCCCGGCTCAACGAGACGCTGGTCGAGCGGGGCGGCGGCCGGTACTGCACGTTGGCCCTGGCCGCGGTCGGATTGGGCGACGGCGGCCGGCTGGACGTCTCGCTGCACCTGGCCGGGCACGACCGGCCGGTGTTGCTGGCCGCTGGTGGCGGCGCCGGTTTCGTGGGCACCGGGGGCACCGCGCTGGGCCTGCTCGACACGATCACCTCGCCGACGGCGGAGATCACGCTCGCCCCGGGCGACGCCCTGGTCTTCTACACCGACGGGGTCACCGAACGGCGGCGCGGCCGGGAGCTGTTCGGCACCGACCGGCTGCGGGACGCGGCCGCGCCACTGGCCGGCTACTCGGCCGACGTCGTGGCCGCCCGGCTGCGCGCCGCCGCGATCAACTTCTCGGTCGAGCCGCCCCGGGACGACATCGCGATCCTGGTGCTCCGCAACGACGCGGTCTGAGACCGCACCCGGTCATCCCGCCACTGCTCGACACGCACCGGTGGTGGCCGGACTGACGGCCGACCACAGCGGGCGCGCTCGCATCACAGGCCGCCGGGGAGGCGGCCGGGCGCCAGCCGGTGCTCCGGGTCGAGATGCTCCTTGGCGGCCCGCAGCTGGGCCAGGCCGGCCAGCTCGCCCCAGAGGTCGACGGCCTGCCGCACCGGCGCGGGGGCGGACACGACCACGCAGCGGCCCTGCCGGGCCAGCAGCACGCCCCGGACGGCGGCCAGGATGGACGCCACCCGATCGGGGGCCAGTGCGCCGGGCAGCGCCGCGTGCACCACGCCCAGCCCGGCGGAGCCTCGCACCGGAACCGGGGCGCCGGCCGCGTCGCGTAGCGCGTAGACAGCGGCGTGCAGGTCGCTGATCGGCACCTCCAGGCGCAGCGCCGTGTCGCCGGGCGCGAACGGGTAACGGCGCCACCAGGGCGGCGCGGAGTGCGCGACGGTCGCCTCCCCGTGCAGCAGGCCGACCAGGCGCTCTGCGCGCTCCGTGACATCGGGTCGGCCGCCCTCGAGCAGCACCACCAGGCTGCCCGCCCGGGACGGGGCACCGGATCGCCCGGACATCGACGGGTGACGTTCCCGGGCGGTCGTGGCCGGGTGCCCGGGCGGGTACGGCGTGCGCGGCCGGGGCGCCCCGGCCGGAAGGTCCAGCTCGATGGCCGCCGGCTCCAGCCGGGCAGCGAGGATCGTCCGGACCAGGTCATGCACCTCCAGGGGCGTCCACACGGGCCGGGACACCCAGAGCCGGCTGGCCGGCACGGGCTGCACCCGCAGGCTCGCCGACACCAGCACGCCGAGCGCGCCCTGCGAGCCGCAGAGCAGCCGGGCCAGGTCGAGCCCCGGCTCGCCACCGCCGGCGCTGACCAACTCGCCGTCGGCACCCAGGTAGCGGACGCCGAGGAGCTGGTCGCACGGGCTGCCGTGGCGGTGCCGCAGCGGGCCGGCCTCACCGGCGGCGAGCACCCCGCCGAGCGTCGCCCCGGGTGACGGGGCGTCCATCGCCAACCGCTGCCCGGTGCGCTCCAGAGTGGCCTGCACCGCCCGCAGCGGGGTGCCGGCGCCGACCTCGGCCACCGGCGCGCCGACCGGCTCGTGACCGATGCCGGCCAGCCGGCCGGTGTCGAGCATGATGTCGACCTGCACCGGCGTGGCACCCCAGTCGATCTTCGTGCCGGCGCCCCGTGGCACCACCGCCAGGTCGTGCGTGGCAGCCAGCCGCAGCACCTCGGCCGCGGCGTGCGGGCCGCCGGGCACCGCCACCCAGCGCGCCGGCCGCCCGGCGACCTCGTCGGCCGGACCGCCGAGCCGGGCGAACGGCGGACCGCAGATCGCCGTCAACCGTCGGGTGATCTCGAGGGCTCCGGACCGGCCGAGGGAACTCGCTGCTGCAGCCATGCCGGTCATCGTACATGTGTTCGAATGCCGTGGTGGCGACTATCGGGATGCCGCTGGTCCGGCGCGCGGAGCGGGCCGGCCGGTAACGTGGCCGCCGTGACCACCGAGACTGCCCCGCCCACGGCGAAGCGGGTGCCCGCCGAGCGCACCCACCACGGCGACACCGTCGTCGACGAGTACGCCTGGCTCGCCGCCAAGGACGACCCGGAGACGATCGCCTACCTGACCGCCGAGAACGCGTACACCGAGGAGCGCACGGCGCACCTGGCCGCGCTGCGCGCGGACCTGTACGAGGAGATCCGGCAGCGCACCCGGGAGACCGACCTGACCGTGCCGACCCGCAAGGGCGGGCACTGGTACTACACCCGGACGGTGGAGGGGCAGCAGTACGGGGTGCACTGCCGGCGCGCGGTCCGCGACTCCGAGACCGAGCCACCGGTCAGCGCGGACGGCGCACCGCTGGACGGCGAGGAGGTGCTGCTCGACGGCAACCTGCTGGCCGAGGGGCACGACTTCTTCTCGCTGGGCGCCTTCGACGTCAGCCCGGACGGGCGCTGGCTGGCCTACTCCACCGACTTCTCCGGCGACGAGCGGTTCACCCTGCGGGTGAAGGACCTGACGACCGGCGAACTGCTCCCGGACGAGATCCCGGGCACCTTCTACGGCACGGCCTGGTCGACCGACGCCTCTGTGCTGTTCTACGTGACGGTGGACGACGCCTGGCGGCCCAACCGGGTCTGGCGGCACACCCTCGGCTCGGCTGCCGCCGACGACGTGGTGGTCCACCAGGAGGACGACGAGCGGTTCTGGGTGGGCGTGGAGCTGACCCGGTCGGAGAAGTTCATCCTGATCGACATCCACAGCAAGGTCACCAGCGAGGTGCTGGTGATCCCGGCAGCCAACCCGACCGGCGCGCCGGCCGTGATCGCACCGCGGCGGCAGGGCGTCGAGTACACGGTGGAGCACCACGGCCACCGCTTCCTGATCCTGCACAACGACGGCGCGGAGGACTTCGCGCTGGCATTCACGTCGGCGGACGTGCCCGGCGACTGGGTGCCGCTGATCGAGCACAGCCCCGGCACCCGGCTGGAGGCGGTGGACGCCTTCGCGAACCACCTGGTGGTGTCACTGCGTACCGACGGGCTCACCGGGCTGCGGGTGTTGCCGGTCGGCAGCGGCGACGAGTACGACATCGACTTCCCCGAGCCGCTGTACAGCGTCGGGCTGGACGCCAACCCGGAGTACCGCACCGGCCAGGTCCGGCTGCGTTACTCCTCGCTGGTCACGCCGGACTCGGTGTACGACTACGACCTGGTCACCCGGCAGATGGTGCTGCGCAGGCAGAAGCCGGTGCTGCCCGGGCCGGACGGGCGGCCGTACGACCCGGCCGAATACGAGCAGCACCGCGACTGGGCGCTGGCCGACGACGGCACCCGGGTGCCGATCTCGCTGGTCTGCCGGGTCGGCACGCCCCGGGACGGCTCCGCACCCTGCGAGCTGTACGGCTACGGCTCGTACGAGGCCAGCATGGACCCGTGGTTCTCGGTGGCCCGACTGTCACTGTTGGACCGGGGCGTGGTCTTCGCGGTGGCGCACACCCGGGGTGGTGGCGAGCTGGGCCGCCGCTGGTACGACCAGGGCAAGCTGCTGGCCAAGAAGAACACCTTCACCGACTTCGTCGCCTGCGCCCGACACCTGGTCAAGGCCGGCTGGACGGCCAGCGACCGGCTGGTCGCCCGGGGCGCCTCGGCCGGGGGCCTGCTGATGGGCGCGGTGGCCAACC
Above is a window of Micromonospora coriariae DNA encoding:
- a CDS encoding SpoIIE family protein phosphatase, with amino-acid sequence MSAEAGPATAGARNGAVRRVRLPADRRTPAAARAVVRSVLAEAHLDELANEALLLTTELTTNAVEHARTELDIEVVADEVGLSVTVSDFAPGSGDELTVGTRNDATEINEVSERGRGLLLVDHFASRWGTTYLPTGKGVWFRLDRPGVDPPAEGTAGGESMPGSAGPGAAVDSSAPSASAMSELMQTAPDVYADDPLPDFATNLLSRVAEMVGAAGGMIRLDRGDGQGRQVLARFGRQPRADTELLRVPLSVHRPYAGELELDAAPSAYARPLAVLTAERLSLHLENDRLRRADVRRQTWLTFLAEASELLAQSLDVELTMALIPQLVVPRLGQWCAVHTTDEWGRLRLAAASHADESVLPQLHKVLAETGPDSIQARLREASRSAAQIPLGGPMEGFAVPLIARGQRLGTLAVGRHQRHRHDPDEVSVLEDVARRSALAIENARIHAERRRVAQTLQQSLLPPVLPVVDGIGFAAEYVPTGYDAEVGGDFYDVVPMLDGRWLVVIGDVSGKGVQAAAVTGLVRDVIRVLVGDGKPLPEALARLNETLVERGGGRYCTLALAAVGLGDGGRLDVSLHLAGHDRPVLLAAGGGAGFVGTGGTALGLLDTITSPTAEITLAPGDALVFYTDGVTERRRGRELFGTDRLRDAAAPLAGYSADVVAARLRAAAINFSVEPPRDDIAILVLRNDAV
- a CDS encoding FAD-binding oxidoreductase; translation: MAAAASSLGRSGALEITRRLTAICGPPFARLGGPADEVAGRPARWVAVPGGPHAAAEVLRLAATHDLAVVPRGAGTKIDWGATPVQVDIMLDTGRLAGIGHEPVGAPVAEVGAGTPLRAVQATLERTGQRLAMDAPSPGATLGGVLAAGEAGPLRHRHGSPCDQLLGVRYLGADGELVSAGGGEPGLDLARLLCGSQGALGVLVSASLRVQPVPASRLWVSRPVWTPLEVHDLVRTILAARLEPAAIELDLPAGAPRPRTPYPPGHPATTARERHPSMSGRSGAPSRAGSLVVLLEGGRPDVTERAERLVGLLHGEATVAHSAPPWWRRYPFAPGDTALRLEVPISDLHAAVYALRDAAGAPVPVRGSAGLGVVHAALPGALAPDRVASILAAVRGVLLARQGRCVVVSAPAPVRQAVDLWGELAGLAQLRAAKEHLDPEHRLAPGRLPGGL
- a CDS encoding S9 family peptidase; translation: MTTETAPPTAKRVPAERTHHGDTVVDEYAWLAAKDDPETIAYLTAENAYTEERTAHLAALRADLYEEIRQRTRETDLTVPTRKGGHWYYTRTVEGQQYGVHCRRAVRDSETEPPVSADGAPLDGEEVLLDGNLLAEGHDFFSLGAFDVSPDGRWLAYSTDFSGDERFTLRVKDLTTGELLPDEIPGTFYGTAWSTDASVLFYVTVDDAWRPNRVWRHTLGSAAADDVVVHQEDDERFWVGVELTRSEKFILIDIHSKVTSEVLVIPAANPTGAPAVIAPRRQGVEYTVEHHGHRFLILHNDGAEDFALAFTSADVPGDWVPLIEHSPGTRLEAVDAFANHLVVSLRTDGLTGLRVLPVGSGDEYDIDFPEPLYSVGLDANPEYRTGQVRLRYSSLVTPDSVYDYDLVTRQMVLRRQKPVLPGPDGRPYDPAEYEQHRDWALADDGTRVPISLVCRVGTPRDGSAPCELYGYGSYEASMDPWFSVARLSLLDRGVVFAVAHTRGGGELGRRWYDQGKLLAKKNTFTDFVACARHLVKAGWTASDRLVARGASAGGLLMGAVANLAPDAFTGIVAQVPFVDALTSILDPSLPLTVTEWEEWGNPLEDPEVYAYMKSYTPYENVAPVDYPAILAVTSLNDTRVLYSEPAKWIARLRAVAPGGDYLLKTEMGAGHGGPSGRYDAWREEAFINAWILDRLGRA